The following coding sequences lie in one Bartonella sp. DGB1 genomic window:
- a CDS encoding cytochrome c biogenesis CcdA family protein, with the protein MSVSISYICIVFLAGALSFLSPCVLPLVPPYLSYMAGISIDDYKNQKITSFSTKRRRLFFSSVFFVLGFTIIFTLLGLGATTISAFLRFWHSELAIIGGVIIILMGLNFLGLFSIALFSREARFQTNNISINYFGAFIMGLAFAFGWTPCIGPILSPILVLASSQNHILQGGLLLLIYSIGLGIPFILAGLFSGQFMIFLTKSRMHMNKIKKIIGILLIIAGVLFITGGMQNISFWILETFPNINSFG; encoded by the coding sequence ATGTCTGTAAGTATATCATATATCTGTATAGTTTTTTTAGCTGGAGCTTTATCCTTTTTATCGCCATGTGTTTTACCTTTAGTTCCTCCTTATTTATCCTATATGGCAGGTATCTCAATTGATGATTATAAGAATCAAAAAATTACAAGTTTTTCTACAAAACGTCGCAGATTATTCTTTTCCTCTGTTTTTTTTGTATTAGGTTTTACTATCATCTTTACTCTTCTCGGTTTAGGTGCTACCACTATCAGCGCCTTTTTACGCTTTTGGCATTCAGAATTAGCTATAATAGGCGGGGTAATAATTATTTTAATGGGATTAAATTTTTTAGGACTATTTTCTATAGCGTTATTTTCGCGAGAGGCACGCTTCCAAACTAATAATATAAGCATAAATTATTTTGGTGCTTTTATTATGGGGTTAGCTTTTGCTTTTGGTTGGACACCATGTATTGGTCCTATTTTAAGCCCTATTTTAGTTTTAGCTAGTTCACAAAATCATATATTACAAGGAGGACTATTATTATTAATTTACTCTATTGGCTTAGGTATACCATTTATCTTAGCGGGGTTATTTTCAGGACAATTTATGATTTTTTTAACAAAATCTCGTATGCATATGAACAAAATAAAAAAAATAATAGGAATATTACTTATTATCGCTGGTGTGCTTTTTATTACTGGAGGTATGCAAAATATTTCTTTTTGGATATTAGAAACTTTCCCTAATATTAATAGTTTTGGATAA
- a CDS encoding succinate dehydrogenase assembly factor 2, with translation MLKHHTTIQQKRLLYRASHRGMKEMDYILGNFAKQNLHKMSAAELNEFEKILELSDRQIYNWCLGMETLNDDQKTPLLMSIINSY, from the coding sequence ATGTTAAAGCATCATACAACAATCCAACAAAAACGTTTATTATACAGAGCCTCTCATAGGGGTATGAAAGAAATGGATTATATCCTAGGAAATTTTGCTAAGCAAAATTTACATAAAATGTCAGCTGCAGAGCTAAATGAGTTTGAAAAGATACTTGAACTCAGTGATAGACAAATCTACAATTGGTGCTTAGGGATGGAAACATTGAATGATGATCAAAAAACTCCTTTGTTAATGTCTATAATAAATTCTTACTAA
- the recG gene encoding ATP-dependent DNA helicase RecG codes for MHIQQLSFFFTPLKDLKIIGTQNATKLAKLLNIANFEEALVLDLLYLLPYKIIDRSKYISINNIVEGNIVTIEATISNIISPGKRYKKAPYKINLIDDTGYVQLIYFNSLIYNYLKKFKVGDKVIVSGKAEKYRNNFTIAHPDYILPIDQKDKLPNIEIIYPATASLSSKKIAFLIKQIINNLPDVPEWLPSEIIAKYNLPKFSDAIKKIHNPANMNDLAIDTPWRKRLAFEELFAHQLALAIIRLSQTEEIIRTENKKLKLIKQLYDLLPYELTISQQNVINEIFNDLEKNKPMLRLIQGDVGSGKTIVALFAAIKTIQQNGQIALMSPTETLAKQHFTNIKKLTETLNINVEILTSANSKISKNKIIEELKTGKIDILIGTHALIHPDIIFKDLKLAIIDEQHRFGVNQRLQLSEYKKNPDTLLLTATPIPRSMLLATLGDMDISQLTEKPINRQPINTTTIAINKINQLISSLKNIITQNQQIYWVCPLIEETDKLPLTPAKDRYEILKKTFADKVGLLHGKMNSKEKDKIMEDFTNGKIQILVTTTVIEVGIDIANATVMIIENAERFGLAQLHQLRGRVGRSDIKSNCILLYQPPLSDLAFKRLSILKNSDDGFLIAEKDLELRGQGELLGTKQSGVPNFYFAQSYFHKDLLILANKLAKKILSTDERFNSIVYLPLYLFKKDKSLNLLRAG; via the coding sequence ATGCATATTCAGCAATTAAGTTTCTTTTTTACTCCTTTAAAAGATTTAAAAATTATAGGAACGCAAAATGCTACTAAATTAGCTAAATTATTGAATATTGCTAATTTTGAAGAAGCTCTCGTTTTAGATTTATTATATTTACTACCTTATAAAATTATAGATAGAAGCAAATATATTTCTATAAATAATATAGTAGAAGGAAATATAGTAACTATTGAAGCTACAATTAGTAATATTATTTCACCCGGAAAAAGATATAAAAAAGCACCATATAAAATAAATCTTATCGATGATACTGGTTATGTGCAACTTATTTATTTTAATAGCTTAATTTATAATTATCTTAAAAAATTTAAAGTTGGAGATAAGGTAATAGTCTCAGGTAAAGCTGAAAAATATCGAAATAATTTCACTATAGCTCACCCCGATTATATTTTGCCTATTGATCAAAAAGATAAGTTACCTAATATTGAAATTATATATCCTGCTACGGCTAGTTTATCCTCCAAAAAAATAGCTTTTTTAATAAAACAAATTATAAATAATTTACCAGATGTACCTGAGTGGCTTCCTAGTGAAATTATAGCTAAATATAATTTACCTAAATTTAGCGATGCTATAAAAAAAATTCATAACCCTGCTAATATGAATGATCTAGCAATTGATACACCGTGGAGAAAAAGATTAGCTTTTGAAGAATTATTTGCTCATCAATTAGCTTTAGCTATTATCAGATTATCTCAAACAGAAGAGATAATTAGAACAGAAAATAAAAAATTAAAATTAATTAAGCAATTATATGACTTATTACCATATGAATTAACTATCTCACAACAAAATGTTATTAATGAAATATTTAATGATCTAGAGAAAAATAAACCTATGTTAAGGTTAATACAGGGAGATGTTGGCTCTGGTAAAACTATAGTAGCCTTATTTGCGGCTATTAAAACAATCCAACAAAATGGTCAAATAGCGTTAATGTCCCCTACAGAAACTTTAGCTAAACAACATTTTACTAATATAAAAAAATTAACTGAAACTTTAAATATTAATGTGGAGATATTGACTAGCGCAAATAGTAAAATAAGTAAAAATAAAATTATTGAAGAATTAAAAACAGGAAAAATAGACATTTTAATTGGTACGCATGCGCTTATCCATCCTGACATTATTTTTAAAGATTTAAAGTTAGCTATTATAGATGAACAACATAGATTTGGAGTTAATCAGCGCTTGCAATTATCAGAATATAAAAAAAATCCTGATACTTTACTCTTAACCGCCACACCTATACCGCGTAGTATGTTATTAGCTACCTTAGGAGATATGGATATATCACAATTAACAGAAAAGCCAATTAATCGTCAACCGATAAATACGACTACCATAGCTATAAATAAAATCAATCAATTGATTAGTAGTTTAAAAAATATTATTACTCAAAATCAACAAATTTATTGGGTATGTCCATTAATTGAAGAAACAGATAAATTACCTTTAACACCGGCCAAAGATAGATATGAAATTTTAAAAAAAACTTTTGCAGATAAAGTAGGATTATTACATGGTAAAATGAATAGTAAAGAAAAAGATAAAATAATGGAGGACTTTACTAACGGAAAAATCCAAATATTAGTAACTACTACAGTGATAGAAGTAGGAATAGATATCGCTAACGCTACAGTAATGATTATAGAAAATGCTGAAAGATTTGGACTTGCTCAATTGCATCAATTAAGAGGTCGAGTTGGTCGAAGTGATATAAAATCTAATTGTATTTTATTATATCAACCGCCCCTATCAGATTTAGCCTTTAAAAGGTTATCTATTTTAAAAAATAGTGATGATGGTTTTTTAATAGCAGAAAAAGATTTAGAATTAAGAGGTCAAGGCGAATTATTAGGCACGAAACAATCTGGAGTGCCTAATTTTTATTTTGCTCAGTCATATTTCCATAAAGATTTATTAATTCTAGCAAATAAATTAGCTAAAAAGATTTTATCTACTGATGAAAGATTCAATTCTATCGTATATTTACCGTTATATTTATTTAAAAAAGATAAAAGTTTGAATCTTTTAAGAGCAGGATAA
- the mscL gene encoding large conductance mechanosensitive channel protein MscL, with protein sequence MSLFQEFKKFAIKGNMLDLAIGVIIGSAFTSLVNAIVSDFFTPLIGLLTGGIDFSNMFWQLSGEPKQTLAAAKATGATIAYGNLLTIFINFLITAWILFFFVKALSKIRHKEEADEKNLPVKITKEEALLTEIRDILAKKK encoded by the coding sequence ATGTCACTATTTCAAGAATTTAAAAAATTTGCTATTAAAGGCAATATGTTAGATCTAGCTATTGGTGTTATTATCGGTAGCGCTTTTACTAGTTTAGTTAATGCTATAGTTTCAGATTTTTTTACTCCTCTTATAGGTTTATTAACAGGTGGAATAGATTTTTCAAATATGTTTTGGCAGTTATCCGGAGAACCTAAACAAACTTTAGCGGCAGCTAAAGCTACGGGGGCAACAATTGCTTATGGTAATTTGTTAACCATTTTTATCAATTTTTTAATTACAGCATGGATATTATTCTTTTTTGTAAAAGCTTTAAGTAAAATAAGACATAAAGAAGAAGCTGATGAGAAAAATTTACCAGTGAAAATTACTAAAGAAGAAGCATTATTAACAGAAATAAGAGATATATTAGCAAAAAAGAAATAA
- the glmU gene encoding bifunctional UDP-N-acetylglucosamine diphosphorylase/glucosamine-1-phosphate N-acetyltransferase GlmU, with protein sequence MINSSAIILAAGEGTRMCSNTPKILHKIAGLPMINHVINTVKKANITDIAVIIGNQSSKVEEVLKENLANLKFFKQENRQGTAHAVLTAKKFLENNDSDITYIVYGDTPLIESEDLKLAQQKITNGADLVIFGFIPPDPQGYGRLIEENGKLIKIIEEKEADDSQKNIKFCNSGLMVVKTKYLLPLLLKIDNNNQKQEYYLTDLVELANKEGLTVEAIKLNWQNLIGINTKEELSIAESIWQNKKRKALMQAGVTLILPETIYFSYDTKIAADVEIFPHVFFGVGVSIDTGCKILSFSHIEQSTIGKNCSIGPYARLRPGSNLQENVKIGNFCEIKKANIAKNTKINHLSYIGDSDIGENVNIGAGVITCNYDGVDKWKTIIKNNVFIGSQSALIAPVKINYGAFIAAGSIITQDVPEKSLAIARSYQINKINKLPSGKK encoded by the coding sequence ATGATTAATTCTTCAGCTATAATTCTTGCCGCAGGCGAGGGCACTCGAATGTGTTCTAATACGCCTAAAATATTACATAAAATTGCCGGATTACCTATGATAAATCATGTTATTAATACGGTAAAAAAAGCTAATATAACGGATATTGCAGTAATAATTGGTAATCAATCATCAAAAGTAGAAGAAGTTCTAAAAGAAAATTTAGCTAATTTAAAATTTTTTAAGCAGGAAAATCGTCAAGGTACTGCTCACGCAGTATTAACAGCTAAAAAATTTTTAGAAAATAATGATAGTGACATAACTTATATTGTCTATGGTGATACACCTCTAATAGAATCTGAAGATCTTAAGTTAGCTCAACAAAAGATAACTAACGGAGCTGATTTAGTTATCTTTGGTTTTATACCTCCAGATCCACAAGGATATGGAAGACTAATTGAAGAAAACGGTAAATTAATAAAAATTATTGAAGAAAAAGAGGCAGATGATTCGCAAAAAAATATAAAATTTTGTAACTCTGGCTTAATGGTAGTTAAAACAAAATATTTATTACCATTATTATTAAAAATTGATAATAATAACCAAAAGCAAGAATATTATTTAACGGATTTAGTTGAACTTGCAAATAAAGAAGGGTTAACTGTAGAGGCAATAAAATTAAACTGGCAAAATTTAATAGGTATTAACACTAAAGAAGAACTATCGATAGCTGAATCTATTTGGCAAAATAAAAAGCGTAAAGCCTTAATGCAGGCAGGAGTAACTTTAATATTACCTGAAACTATTTATTTTTCCTATGATACAAAAATTGCTGCAGATGTAGAAATTTTTCCGCATGTTTTCTTTGGTGTTGGAGTATCTATAGATACAGGCTGTAAAATTTTATCATTCTCGCATATAGAACAATCTACTATAGGAAAAAATTGTAGCATCGGCCCTTATGCGCGCTTACGTCCTGGCAGTAATTTACAAGAAAATGTTAAAATAGGTAATTTTTGTGAAATTAAAAAAGCTAATATTGCTAAAAATACTAAAATTAACCATTTAAGTTATATTGGAGATAGTGATATAGGTGAGAATGTAAATATTGGCGCAGGCGTAATTACTTGTAATTATGATGGTGTGGATAAATGGAAAACAATTATAAAAAATAATGTATTCATTGGTTCACAGTCTGCTTTAATAGCTCCAGTTAAAATAAATTATGGTGCTTTTATTGCCGCTGGTAGTATAATAACGCAGGATGTTCCTGAAAAATCTTTAGCTATAGCTAGATCTTATCAAATTAATAAAATAAATAAGTTACCTAGTGGAAAAAAATAA
- the glmS gene encoding glutamine--fructose-6-phosphate transaminase (isomerizing), whose product MCGIIGIISKEPVSKSILDTLKRLEYRGYDSAGLATLEGDTISCLRAEGKLINLEKILNEHELNGCIGIGHTRWATHGAAIVRNAHPHVNEKLALVHNGIIENFAEIKQNLADKKITYNSDTDTEVVLHLLSSELDNGLTPSEAVKKILPQLRGAFALVMMFKGHPNMLIIARNGPSLSIGYGDNEVYVGSDAIALAPYTNKISYLNDGDWAILTPEKITIYDNDGKEVERSIETISANQLVISKAPYRHFMQKEMYEQAEVVSYTLARYFDLVNHRIKDSLCNIDWKKYNSICFSSCGTGYISTLVAKYYFEKYANISVECDVASEFRYRDVPFSKKNLYIFVSQSGETADTLASLKICKEHNLDCVSVVNVEGSTIARLSDYNFPILAGPEICVASTKAFLCQLTVLAALAIAAGKQRGILTDEKEVELIKELSELPRYINQVLKLDKQIKEIASHLLDVKSMLYFGRGTSYPIALEGALKMKELSYIHAEGYAAGELKHGPIALIDKDTPVVVIAPYDKLFEKTISNIREVESRGAQLIVVTDEKGEKFVKDIASHMIILPVVPEIIAPIIYTIPMQFIAYHTAISLGTDVDQPRNLAKSVTVE is encoded by the coding sequence ATGTGTGGAATCATTGGGATTATTAGTAAGGAACCTGTTTCCAAATCTATTTTAGATACATTGAAAAGATTAGAATATCGTGGATATGATTCCGCTGGTCTCGCTACATTAGAAGGAGATACTATTTCTTGTCTAAGAGCAGAGGGTAAGTTAATTAATTTAGAAAAGATACTAAATGAACATGAACTTAATGGTTGTATCGGTATCGGTCATACTCGTTGGGCAACCCATGGTGCGGCTATAGTTCGCAATGCTCATCCACATGTGAATGAAAAATTAGCTCTAGTACATAATGGAATTATTGAAAATTTTGCTGAGATAAAACAAAATTTAGCAGATAAAAAGATAACTTATAATTCAGATACAGATACAGAAGTAGTATTACATTTATTATCTTCTGAGTTAGACAATGGATTGACTCCTAGTGAAGCAGTTAAAAAAATCTTACCTCAATTAAGAGGGGCTTTTGCCTTAGTTATGATGTTTAAAGGTCATCCTAACATGTTAATAATTGCTCGTAATGGTCCATCTTTATCAATTGGCTACGGAGATAATGAAGTATATGTCGGGTCTGATGCTATTGCTCTTGCACCTTATACTAATAAAATATCTTATTTAAATGACGGTGATTGGGCGATATTAACACCAGAAAAAATTACAATTTATGATAATGATGGAAAAGAAGTAGAACGTTCAATTGAAACAATATCAGCTAATCAACTAGTCATATCTAAAGCGCCTTATCGGCATTTTATGCAGAAAGAAATGTATGAACAGGCAGAAGTTGTATCTTATACATTAGCAAGATATTTTGATTTAGTTAATCATCGCATTAAGGATAGTTTATGTAATATAGATTGGAAAAAATATAATTCTATTTGTTTTTCCTCTTGCGGTACAGGTTATATTTCTACTTTAGTAGCAAAATATTATTTTGAAAAATATGCTAATATATCAGTGGAATGTGATGTAGCCTCTGAATTTAGATATAGAGATGTACCTTTTTCTAAAAAAAATCTTTATATCTTTGTATCGCAATCTGGAGAGACTGCTGATACATTAGCTTCATTAAAAATCTGTAAAGAACATAATTTAGATTGTGTTTCAGTTGTAAATGTCGAAGGTTCAACTATAGCAAGATTATCTGATTATAATTTTCCTATTTTAGCAGGACCAGAAATTTGCGTAGCTTCTACTAAAGCATTTTTATGTCAATTGACTGTATTAGCAGCTTTAGCAATAGCAGCAGGTAAACAAAGAGGTATATTAACAGATGAGAAAGAAGTAGAATTAATTAAAGAATTAAGTGAATTACCTAGATACATCAATCAAGTGCTAAAATTAGATAAGCAAATTAAAGAAATAGCTTCGCATTTATTAGATGTAAAAAGCATGTTGTATTTTGGTCGTGGTACCTCTTATCCAATTGCGTTAGAGGGTGCATTGAAAATGAAAGAATTATCTTATATTCATGCAGAAGGATATGCCGCAGGTGAATTAAAACATGGACCTATTGCCTTAATTGATAAAGATACTCCTGTAGTAGTAATAGCACCTTATGATAAATTATTTGAAAAAACTATTTCAAATATAAGAGAAGTAGAATCTAGAGGTGCGCAATTAATAGTAGTAACCGATGAAAAAGGTGAAAAATTTGTTAAAGATATAGCTAGTCATATGATTATCTTACCGGTTGTGCCCGAAATTATTGCTCCAATAATTTATACAATACCTATGCAATTTATAGCTTATCATACAGCTATATCTTTAGGAACCGATGTTGATCAACCACGTAATTTAGCTAAATCCGTCACCGTAGAGTGA